AACACGATATCCTGCGCGAAATCCTGCGCCGCCGCCGGATCGCCCATGGCATGACCGCCGTATTTCACCACGAAGGTACGACCGGCGTAGCGCTGGAAGTAGGGGAGCGCCTCGATCAGCACTTCGGCCTTGGCAAGCATCGACTTGTCGCTGCTGGCATTCATCCTTGGGTTACTCCTGCCCGGGGAGAGGTGCGCTTAGCGGTTTGGCCGCCGAGTGGAAAGAGTTTCGCAGGATGTAACCTTTGCCCCGTTCGTTGCGAATGACTGATTGCGATGCGCCACAGGCGCGGGTCGCCATATCGACAAGGGAGAGCACAATGACATCTATTCGGAACAAGGGCAGCCTCGCACTCGCCATTGCGGCTGGCCTCGCTACAGCCTGTTCGCCCGCCGCGGAAGAAGGCGCCGCCGACGACGCAATGGCTGCCGCGGAGAATTCGCAGAACCCCGAAGTAGTCGCCGCGGCCGAGAACCCGGACGGCGAAAAGGAGAAATGCTACGGCGTGGCACTGGCCGGCAAGAACGATTGCGCGGCCGGTCCGGGCACGAGCTGCGCGGGCACCAGCACCGTCGATTATCAGGGGAACGCCTGGAAATATGTCGACGAGGGCAGCTGTCTCGAAATCGAGACACCAAAAGGCAAGGGTTCGCTTGTCCCGGTCGCGGCCTGAACGTCCCCATCAGGCCAAATCCGGTTCAGCGAGTAAGACGGGTCGTGGGTACCATCCTG
This region of Altererythrobacter sp. CAU 1644 genomic DNA includes:
- a CDS encoding BufA1 family periplasmic bufferin-type metallophore, which encodes MAAAENSQNPEVVAAAENPDGEKEKCYGVALAGKNDCAAGPGTSCAGTSTVDYQGNAWKYVDEGSCLEIETPKGKGSLVPVAA